Proteins encoded together in one Deinococcus reticulitermitis window:
- a CDS encoding branched-chain amino acid ABC transporter permease, which yields MDLLPQLLIAGVVIGSIYALAALGFVLIYKSSRVINFAHGQIIATGAFIAFALTQMGLNFWLAGLIAMLATFALGMLIERVFLRKMVGEPIISVIMVTIGLSSVIEGLIHLTPYGAGSFSFQTPAVLSGEGLSVFGAQLSRTQIAGVLAALGLLGGFTYFFNKSTLGITMRAVADDQMAAMSVGTSVERVFALAWAAAGLTAAAAGVILGLMSGLTLGGLSGIGLMVFPVVILGGLDSVLGAIVGGILIGVLENLAAGYLDQFVPGGGTRTVFPFIILIAVLLLRPYGLFGTKEIERV from the coding sequence ATGGACCTTCTTCCTCAACTCCTGATCGCGGGCGTGGTGATCGGCTCGATCTACGCGCTCGCCGCGCTCGGCTTCGTCCTGATCTACAAGTCGAGCCGCGTGATCAACTTCGCGCACGGCCAGATCATCGCGACCGGGGCCTTCATCGCCTTTGCGCTGACCCAGATGGGCCTGAACTTCTGGCTCGCGGGCTTGATCGCCATGCTCGCCACCTTCGCCCTCGGCATGCTGATCGAGCGGGTCTTTCTGCGCAAGATGGTGGGCGAACCGATCATCTCGGTGATCATGGTGACCATCGGCCTGAGCTCGGTGATCGAGGGCCTGATTCACCTCACCCCCTACGGCGCGGGGAGTTTCTCCTTCCAGACGCCCGCCGTGCTGAGCGGCGAGGGCCTCAGCGTGTTCGGCGCGCAGCTCTCGCGCACCCAGATCGCGGGGGTCCTCGCGGCGCTCGGGCTGCTCGGGGGCTTTACCTACTTCTTCAACAAGTCCACCCTCGGCATCACCATGCGCGCGGTCGCCGACGACCAGATGGCCGCGATGAGCGTGGGCACCTCCGTCGAGCGCGTCTTCGCCCTCGCCTGGGCGGCGGCGGGTCTGACCGCAGCGGCGGCGGGCGTGATTCTGGGCCTGATGAGCGGGCTGACGCTCGGCGGGCTCTCCGGCATCGGGCTGATGGTGTTTCCGGTGGTGATTCTGGGCGGCCTGGACAGCGTGCTCGGCGCGATCGTCGGCGGCATCCTGATCGGCGTGCTCGAAAACCTGGCGGCGGGCTACCTCGACCAGTTCGTCCCTGGCGGCGGCACCCGCACGGTGTTTCCCTTCATCATCCTGATCGCGGTGCTGCTGCTGCGGCCCTACGGCCTCTTCGGAACCAAGGAGATCGAACGTGTGTGA
- a CDS encoding ABC transporter substrate-binding protein, translated as MHKLLPLTALVALSSLASAQKNVTLVWSGAITGPTSDAGAPFSAGVEDYCKYANAKKMIPGVTLRCVVRDDQYNNANTQRNFEEFVGGERVPVFLGYSTGSMLQIKSIVQETKTPTLTSSYHIGLIDPPNNGYMFLPIASYSENIVGLLEYVAKQDKGAKVALIVNPSPFGRDPVVDARAAAKRLGLTISDVQEVGGNNLDNTALLKRLESQGVKYVINQNTAGPVANILKDAKRLGLLGKMQFMGAHYAGGEDLTKLAGDAAKDFIWATSYYLYDEASRPGMKLVKQIGTDAKRKADTIRSVHYTSGMLGAAIAIEAMKRAGSNLSADGVYKALIGMNGKNAFNPGFTVGPVTFSAKDRVGAESMRFLRADATGNFKAITGATRSALFQLVHPMK; from the coding sequence ATGCATAAGCTGCTCCCCCTGACCGCCCTCGTCGCCCTTTCGTCCCTCGCCAGTGCCCAGAAGAACGTGACCCTGGTCTGGAGCGGCGCGATCACCGGCCCGACCAGTGACGCGGGCGCCCCCTTCTCGGCGGGGGTGGAGGACTACTGCAAGTACGCCAACGCGAAGAAAATGATCCCCGGCGTCACCCTGCGCTGCGTGGTGCGCGACGACCAGTACAACAACGCCAACACCCAGCGCAACTTCGAGGAGTTCGTGGGCGGCGAGCGGGTACCGGTGTTCCTCGGCTACTCGACGGGTTCGATGCTCCAGATCAAGAGCATCGTGCAGGAGACGAAGACGCCCACCCTCACGTCGAGCTACCACATCGGCTTGATCGACCCGCCGAACAACGGCTATATGTTCCTGCCGATCGCGAGCTACTCGGAAAACATCGTGGGGCTGCTCGAATACGTCGCCAAGCAGGACAAGGGGGCTAAAGTCGCATTGATCGTCAACCCCAGCCCCTTCGGGCGCGACCCGGTGGTGGACGCGCGCGCCGCCGCCAAGCGCCTGGGTCTGACCATCAGTGACGTGCAGGAGGTGGGCGGCAACAACCTCGACAACACCGCGCTGCTCAAGCGCCTGGAGTCGCAGGGCGTGAAGTACGTGATCAACCAGAACACGGCGGGACCCGTCGCCAACATCCTCAAGGACGCCAAGCGGCTCGGGCTGCTCGGCAAGATGCAGTTCATGGGCGCGCACTACGCCGGCGGCGAGGACCTCACCAAGCTCGCCGGGGACGCCGCCAAGGACTTCATCTGGGCGACGAGTTACTACCTCTACGACGAGGCGAGCCGCCCCGGCATGAAGCTCGTCAAGCAGATCGGCACCGATGCCAAGCGCAAGGCCGACACCATCCGCTCGGTGCACTACACCTCGGGAATGCTGGGCGCCGCGATCGCGATCGAGGCGATGAAGCGCGCGGGGAGTAACTTGAGCGCCGACGGCGTGTACAAGGCCCTCATCGGCATGAACGGCAAGAACGCCTTCAACCCCGGCTTCACCGTCGGCCCCGTCACCTTCAGCGCCAAGGACCGGGTGGGCGCCGAGAGCATGCGCTTCCTGAGGGCCGACGCCACCGGCAATTTCAAGGCGATCACGGGCGCGACCCGCAGCGCCCTGTTCCAGCTCGTTCACCCGATGAAGTGA
- a CDS encoding ABC transporter ATP-binding protein: MPQLHVENVTLTFGGIHALRDVSLVVPEGEIVSIIGPNGAGKTSLLNCISGFYHPTSGRITFGPHDLSRAAPNVVTSFGIARAFQNLELFRGLSVVENLLLARHTHLKYSLWNSMLFYGRASREEAEGRAYVERIIDFMELEAHRHHPVGTLAYGIQKRVEVARALTLAPELLLLDEPMAGMNVEEKEDMVRFILDIQREQGITVVLIEHDLGVVMDISDRVYVLDFGQRIAGGTPAEVSADPRVIEAYTGVPGTGVAGESEAAQPEQAPQVVGA, translated from the coding sequence ATGCCACAACTGCACGTCGAAAACGTGACCCTGACCTTCGGGGGGATCCACGCCCTGCGCGACGTGAGCCTCGTCGTACCCGAAGGCGAGATCGTCAGCATCATCGGTCCCAACGGTGCGGGCAAGACCTCGCTGCTCAACTGCATCTCGGGCTTCTACCACCCGACCTCGGGGCGCATCACCTTCGGGCCGCATGACCTGAGTCGCGCCGCCCCCAACGTGGTGACTTCCTTTGGCATCGCCCGCGCGTTTCAGAACCTTGAACTGTTCCGGGGACTCTCGGTGGTTGAAAACCTGCTGCTCGCGCGGCACACCCACCTCAAGTACAGCCTCTGGAACAGCATGCTGTTTTATGGCCGTGCGAGCCGTGAGGAGGCCGAGGGCCGCGCCTACGTCGAGCGCATCATCGACTTCATGGAACTCGAAGCGCATCGCCACCACCCTGTCGGGACGCTCGCCTACGGCATCCAGAAGCGGGTCGAGGTGGCCCGCGCCCTGACCCTCGCGCCTGAGCTGCTGCTGCTCGACGAGCCGATGGCCGGCATGAACGTCGAGGAGAAAGAGGACATGGTGCGCTTCATCCTCGACATCCAGCGCGAGCAGGGCATCACGGTGGTCCTGATCGAGCACGACCTCGGCGTGGTGATGGACATCTCGGACCGGGTGTACGTCCTCGACTTCGGGCAGCGCATCGCGGGCGGCACCCCGGCAGAGGTCAGCGCCGACCCGCGCGTGATCGAGGCGTATACCGGCGTCCCCGGAACTGGTGTCGCTGGGGAAAGTGAGGCGGCCCAGCCCGAACAAGCGCCGCAGGTGGTGGGCGCGTGA
- a CDS encoding AMP-binding protein, with amino-acid sequence MKTPLTPLEPMLRGLALHAARPAVQEGRQVLSYADLAGRSAQFATLLLGLGLRPGGHVVLISPNTSDALLTFHAVPLAGGVIVPLNPAFGDEALRFLLAHADPQVVLVDRAHLRRVQATLDDLRLPVVVTGAGADLAARLRLLEPHPLEVPAGLDEDSAISVNYTSGTTSDPKGVMLTHRGTLLNLSSLLYHLDLRPGCRYLHATPLAHGNGWGMAWAVTAAGGVHHMLPDAGGLRAALLGGGVTHVCASPAWLAPLLGGAALRLPRPVKLLVAGVRPHSPLLSTLQDQGFEVLHSYGLTETSALLTLNGPERAEGEPLTRQGHAMTFSGQLQVVLEDGSPVPHDGQTPGEVVIRSNQVMKGYYKNPRATRRAIKDGWLHTGDLAVVQPGGSLDILDREGDLLNLAGQPYSSAQIEAVLYRHPSVREAVVVAAPGEGGDSPCAFVTLHPGAGVEPREILSFCAPHLPPFALPGQLLLVPDLPKTASGKVLRHVLRQQARSRKTPRG; translated from the coding sequence TTGAAGACGCCGCTGACCCCGCTCGAACCGATGCTGCGCGGCCTCGCCCTGCACGCGGCGCGTCCCGCCGTGCAGGAAGGGCGGCAGGTGCTGAGCTACGCCGACCTCGCCGGGCGCTCGGCACAGTTCGCCACCCTGCTGCTCGGACTGGGGCTGCGGCCCGGTGGGCACGTTGTCCTGATCTCTCCGAACACGAGCGACGCACTGCTCACCTTCCACGCGGTGCCGCTCGCCGGGGGCGTAATCGTGCCGCTCAATCCGGCGTTCGGGGACGAAGCGCTGCGTTTCCTGCTCGCGCACGCCGATCCGCAGGTGGTCCTCGTGGACCGGGCGCACCTGAGACGCGTGCAGGCGACCCTCGACGACCTCAGGCTGCCGGTGGTGGTGACCGGGGCGGGGGCCGACCTCGCCGCCCGCCTGCGGCTGCTCGAACCTCATCCGCTCGAAGTGCCTGCCGGGCTCGACGAGGACAGCGCCATCAGCGTGAACTACACCTCGGGGACCACCTCCGATCCCAAAGGCGTGATGCTGACGCACCGCGGCACCCTGCTCAACCTGAGCAGCCTGCTTTATCACCTCGACCTGCGCCCCGGCTGCCGCTACCTGCACGCCACGCCGCTCGCGCACGGCAACGGCTGGGGCATGGCGTGGGCGGTGACGGCGGCGGGCGGGGTCCACCACATGCTGCCCGACGCGGGGGGACTACGCGCCGCGCTGCTCGGGGGCGGGGTCACGCACGTCTGCGCCTCGCCCGCCTGGCTCGCTCCGCTGCTAGGGGGCGCGGCGCTGCGGCTGCCCCGGCCCGTCAAGCTGCTCGTGGCGGGCGTGCGGCCCCACTCGCCGCTGCTGAGTACCCTGCAAGACCAGGGCTTCGAGGTGCTGCATTCCTACGGCCTGACCGAGACGAGCGCCCTCCTCACGCTCAACGGTCCAGAGCGCGCGGAGGGCGAACCCCTCACCCGCCAGGGCCACGCGATGACGTTCTCGGGGCAACTTCAGGTCGTGCTCGAGGACGGCTCGCCCGTGCCGCACGATGGTCAGACACCGGGCGAGGTCGTGATCCGGTCCAATCAGGTGATGAAGGGGTACTACAAAAACCCGCGCGCCACCCGCCGGGCGATCAAGGACGGCTGGCTGCACACTGGCGACCTCGCGGTCGTGCAGCCGGGCGGCAGCCTCGACATCCTCGACCGCGAAGGGGACCTGCTCAACCTCGCCGGGCAGCCGTATTCGAGCGCGCAGATCGAGGCGGTGCTCTACCGGCACCCCAGCGTGCGCGAGGCCGTGGTGGTGGCGGCCCCGGGTGAGGGGGGCGACTCGCCCTGCGCCTTCGTGACCCTGCACCCCGGCGCCGGCGTCGAGCCGCGCGAGATCCTGAGTTTCTGCGCGCCGCACCTGCCGCCCTTCGCGCTGCCCGGGCAGCTGCTGCTCGTGCCTGATCTGCCCAAGACGGCGAGCGGCAAGGTCCTGAGACATGTCCTGCGCCAGCAGGCGCGCAGCCGCAAGACCCCGCGTGGCTGA
- a CDS encoding ABC transporter ATP-binding protein, translating into MSAVSQLQPVPAPPVQPTHGDLTVNNVEVVYHDIIQVLRGVSLTVQAGRVTALLGTNGAGKTTTLRAISGLLKPENGKIREGTVSFGGQTLSSLVGSDVVKAGVVQVPEGRRVFKHLSVEENLRAGAILGRGNWKADLERMYSYFPKLATLRDKQAGYTSGGEQQMLAIGRALMAHPRVLLLDEPSLGIAPLLVAEIFENVRRINRDTGLSVLVVEQNANVALRHSDYGYVMEGGRIVMEGESADLASNPDVKEFYLGVTEHGGRKSFREVKSYKRRKRWM; encoded by the coding sequence TTGAGTGCCGTTTCCCAACTGCAACCCGTCCCGGCCCCGCCGGTCCAGCCCACCCACGGCGACCTCACCGTCAACAACGTCGAAGTCGTCTACCACGACATCATTCAGGTGCTGCGCGGCGTGTCGCTTACGGTCCAGGCTGGGCGCGTCACGGCGCTGCTCGGCACCAACGGCGCCGGCAAGACGACCACCCTGCGCGCGATCTCGGGGCTGCTCAAACCCGAGAACGGCAAGATCCGCGAGGGTACCGTCTCGTTCGGCGGTCAGACGCTGAGTTCGCTCGTCGGCTCGGACGTGGTGAAGGCCGGCGTGGTGCAGGTCCCCGAAGGCCGGCGCGTGTTCAAGCACCTCTCGGTGGAAGAAAACCTGCGCGCCGGGGCGATTCTGGGGCGCGGCAACTGGAAAGCCGATCTGGAGCGGATGTACAGCTATTTTCCCAAGCTGGCGACGCTGCGCGACAAGCAGGCGGGCTACACCTCGGGCGGCGAACAGCAGATGCTCGCGATTGGCCGCGCACTGATGGCGCACCCCCGGGTGCTGCTGCTCGACGAGCCGTCGCTGGGCATCGCGCCGCTGCTCGTCGCCGAGATTTTCGAGAACGTGCGGCGCATCAACCGCGACACCGGTCTGAGCGTGCTGGTGGTTGAGCAAAACGCCAACGTGGCGCTGCGCCACTCCGACTACGGCTACGTGATGGAAGGCGGACGCATCGTGATGGAGGGCGAGAGCGCCGACCTCGCGAGCAACCCCGATGTCAAGGAGTTCTACCTCGGCGTGACCGAGCATGGAGGCCGCAAGAGCTTCCGCGAGGTCAAGAGCTACAAGCGGCGCAAGCGCTGGATGTAG
- a CDS encoding GGDEF domain-containing protein encodes MSPEEFQFLAGRSQSPQERLGIVLVLILGLLLQGTLLHHEWTQGHVWHAQTLIFTQIGTALIGVVFGLRLITAQQLTPLTMAFTTLCLGLRLSFSLTERQPLEISDYMISLIIASISLYGLPLVQGAVLSGTTLLTLAAVDWVVGAVNVEALAYSAFLSLLMGLLSVYNARSYAQEQRVAEIRELAVRDELTGLYNRRALTQRLDSLMASVAVDRAAAEGALVFLDLDHFKRINDTAGHPAGDQVLRRVAEILQDQTRHMDLACRWGGEEFVLLLVDLDHDSAITMIERILQVIRKANIAHAPSVTVSAGLAMLREGRTPEEVIALADARLYEAKGAGRDCLKAHSSAPAAPHACLA; translated from the coding sequence ATGAGTCCAGAAGAGTTTCAGTTCTTGGCAGGCCGTTCCCAGAGTCCTCAGGAGCGTCTGGGAATCGTCCTGGTCCTGATCCTGGGACTTCTGCTTCAGGGAACGCTGCTGCACCATGAATGGACTCAGGGCCATGTCTGGCATGCCCAGACCCTGATCTTCACCCAGATCGGCACGGCGCTGATCGGGGTGGTCTTCGGGCTGCGCCTGATCACGGCGCAGCAGCTCACGCCCCTCACGATGGCGTTTACCACGCTGTGCCTGGGTCTGCGGCTTTCCTTCTCGCTGACGGAACGCCAGCCGCTGGAAATCAGCGATTACATGATCTCCCTGATTATCGCCTCGATTTCACTGTATGGGCTGCCTCTGGTGCAGGGAGCTGTGCTGTCGGGGACCACCTTGCTGACCCTCGCTGCGGTGGACTGGGTGGTGGGCGCGGTGAATGTAGAAGCCCTGGCCTACTCGGCGTTTCTATCGCTGCTGATGGGGCTCCTCTCGGTCTATAACGCCCGGAGCTATGCCCAGGAGCAGCGGGTCGCGGAGATCCGGGAACTCGCTGTGCGCGACGAGCTCACGGGGCTGTACAACCGCCGCGCCCTGACGCAGCGCCTCGACTCCCTGATGGCGTCCGTGGCGGTGGACCGAGCGGCGGCAGAGGGAGCGCTGGTGTTCCTCGACCTCGATCATTTCAAGCGGATCAATGACACGGCGGGCCACCCGGCGGGGGATCAGGTGTTGCGGCGGGTGGCCGAGATCTTGCAGGACCAGACCCGTCATATGGACCTCGCCTGTCGCTGGGGCGGCGAGGAATTCGTGCTGCTGCTCGTGGACCTTGACCATGACTCGGCGATCACGATGATTGAGCGGATTTTGCAGGTGATTCGCAAAGCGAACATCGCCCATGCTCCCTCGGTCACGGTCAGTGCGGGCCTCGCCATGCTCCGTGAAGGGCGCACCCCAGAGGAAGTCATCGCTCTCGCCGACGCACGGCTCTACGAGGCCAAGGGTGCGGGACGCGACTGCCTGAAAGCCCACTCTTCGGCGCCTGCCGCCCCCCACGCGTGTCTGGCCTGA
- a CDS encoding phenylacetate--CoA ligase family protein, which yields MTDTLPRTHSAPPDSTSLLARLRGSPLYREALAGVPDTAEWESVPFLTRDRLTEASEAGELLHPDAVRVHLTPHPGGHWLPEYATRADTQRHDQAGAQAFARAGVRPEDHVQVAFGYHRFAGGWLMQGGLEALGAKVLPFGPGESEAQLESLRRLGVRVLVAAPSFAQKLGEAGARVELLISSGEPLTSIAGRREKVEAALGGVALDCYGSSEAGLMALETSAKDGLRVLDDWVYLEVVDPETGAVLPDGERGELVVTHRTKEAMPLLRFRTGDLTRLERRADGTYLPGGVFGSVGGMVKVKGVKLFPREVAFWLAGHGLDHTQHTLRLWSQGGADRLGVQVRGDSADPEALKADFQKRFAIRLDELVLAPDHAGAGLLDERG from the coding sequence ATGACCGACACCCTCCCCCGCACCCACTCGGCCCCACCGGATTCCACTTCTCTCCTCGCGCGCCTGCGGGGCTCGCCGCTGTACCGTGAGGCCCTGGCCGGCGTGCCCGACACTGCCGAGTGGGAAAGCGTGCCGTTTCTCACCCGCGACCGCCTGACCGAAGCCTCTGAAGCCGGCGAACTGCTACATCCGGACGCCGTGCGCGTGCACCTTACGCCGCATCCCGGCGGCCACTGGCTGCCCGAGTACGCGACCCGCGCCGATACCCAGCGCCACGATCAGGCGGGCGCTCAGGCGTTTGCGCGCGCGGGGGTGCGTCCGGAAGACCATGTGCAAGTCGCGTTCGGCTACCACCGCTTCGCCGGCGGCTGGCTGATGCAGGGCGGCCTCGAAGCGCTTGGGGCCAAGGTGCTGCCTTTCGGTCCCGGCGAGTCGGAAGCGCAACTCGAAAGCCTGCGGAGGCTGGGCGTGCGGGTGCTCGTCGCGGCGCCGAGCTTCGCGCAGAAACTCGGGGAGGCGGGCGCGCGAGTGGAACTCCTGATCTCCTCGGGCGAGCCGCTGACGAGCATCGCGGGGCGTCGCGAAAAGGTCGAAGCGGCGCTCGGCGGCGTGGCCCTCGACTGCTACGGCAGCAGCGAGGCCGGGCTGATGGCGCTTGAAACGTCGGCGAAAGATGGCCTGCGGGTGCTGGACGATTGGGTTTACCTGGAAGTCGTCGATCCGGAAACGGGCGCCGTTCTTCCCGACGGCGAGCGCGGCGAACTTGTCGTGACGCACCGGACCAAGGAAGCGATGCCGCTCCTGCGCTTCCGCACCGGCGACCTCACCCGTCTCGAGCGCCGCGCGGACGGTACCTACCTGCCCGGCGGCGTGTTCGGCAGCGTCGGCGGCATGGTCAAGGTCAAGGGGGTCAAGCTGTTTCCGCGTGAGGTGGCGTTCTGGCTCGCGGGGCACGGCCTCGACCACACCCAGCACACCCTGCGCCTGTGGTCCCAGGGCGGTGCCGACCGCCTCGGCGTGCAGGTGCGCGGCGACTCGGCAGACCCCGAGGCGCTGAAGGCCGACTTCCAGAAGCGCTTCGCCATTCGACTCGACGAGCTCGTGCTGGCCCCGGACCATGCCGGCGCCGGTCTGCTCGACGAGCGCGGCTGA
- a CDS encoding AMP-binding protein, with protein sequence MTEAPREIFANPSRLGDVTELTIPQLLARRAQLSPQGVALRHKQFGIWNETTNLEYLERAREVAAGLHALGVRRGDKVAILAENIPAWVFTEIGVQALGGVSVGVYASSVAAEVNYVVDYTDAVVVLAEDEEQVDKLLEHRSELDAAQGGKVRKVIFEDPRGMAKHAGDEWFMSFDALLDLGQHQGDIFGEEAPKGHPDDVCHFSLTSGTTGAPKAAMLSHRNLLYMGKSLGEVEKFKPGSDYLSFLPMAWIGEQMMTVAVALANGITVHFPESSETAMHDLVEVGPHFMFAPPRVWEGIQSQMFIRMQESYGPNRAVYRKLLKWSTDAADASLSGKKPSGLAALKRTVAYWGLTRPLLDQLGLLRLTHAYTGGAALGPDVFRFYHGLGVNLKQIYGQTENIGIAYVHRDGDVRFDTVGRPLPGGECRILDTGEIVSRSPAVCHGYYKKPEASAETIRDGWLHSGDAGRLTADGHLQVIDRLSDVMENARGERFSPQYVENRLKFSPYIKEAVALGDGRDEVTALLNVDPLTVGQWAEKRQIAYSTYMDLSAKPEVAELLRGEVREVNARLEPHERIKRFVLLYKLLDADDDELTRTGKVRRKVVGEKYAPLVEALYDGSRVRDVEAVFKYQDGQEQRVRTQVAVHAVPGESQSAPAPRPSTPHAPAGV encoded by the coding sequence GTGACCGAGGCTCCGCGCGAGATCTTCGCCAATCCGAGCCGACTCGGTGATGTGACCGAGCTGACCATTCCCCAGCTGCTCGCCCGGCGCGCGCAGCTTTCGCCGCAGGGGGTAGCGCTGCGGCACAAGCAGTTCGGCATCTGGAACGAGACGACCAACCTCGAATATCTGGAGCGGGCGCGCGAGGTGGCCGCCGGGCTGCACGCGCTCGGGGTGCGCCGGGGCGACAAGGTGGCGATCCTCGCCGAGAACATCCCGGCGTGGGTTTTTACAGAGATCGGGGTGCAGGCGCTCGGCGGCGTGTCGGTGGGCGTCTATGCGAGCAGCGTCGCGGCGGAAGTGAACTACGTCGTGGACTACACCGACGCCGTGGTCGTGCTTGCCGAGGACGAGGAGCAGGTGGACAAGCTGCTCGAACACCGCTCGGAGCTCGACGCCGCGCAGGGGGGCAAGGTCCGCAAGGTGATTTTCGAGGACCCGCGCGGCATGGCCAAGCACGCCGGGGACGAGTGGTTCATGAGCTTTGACGCCCTGCTCGATCTCGGGCAGCATCAGGGCGACATTTTCGGGGAGGAGGCCCCTAAAGGCCACCCCGACGACGTGTGTCACTTCAGCCTGACCTCGGGCACGACCGGGGCGCCCAAGGCCGCGATGCTCTCGCACCGCAACCTGCTCTACATGGGCAAGTCGCTCGGCGAAGTCGAAAAGTTCAAGCCCGGCAGCGACTACCTCTCCTTCCTGCCGATGGCCTGGATCGGCGAGCAGATGATGACGGTGGCCGTGGCGCTCGCGAACGGCATCACCGTGCATTTTCCGGAGAGTAGCGAGACGGCGATGCACGACCTCGTCGAGGTCGGCCCGCACTTCATGTTCGCGCCGCCGCGCGTCTGGGAGGGCATCCAGTCGCAGATGTTCATCCGGATGCAGGAGAGCTACGGCCCCAACCGCGCGGTCTACAGGAAACTCCTCAAATGGAGCACCGACGCCGCCGACGCCAGCCTCAGCGGGAAGAAGCCGAGCGGTCTGGCGGCCCTCAAGCGCACCGTGGCGTACTGGGGCCTCACCCGCCCGCTGCTCGATCAGCTCGGGCTTCTGCGCCTGACGCACGCCTACACCGGCGGCGCGGCGCTCGGCCCCGACGTGTTCCGCTTCTACCACGGCCTCGGCGTCAACCTCAAGCAGATCTACGGGCAGACCGAGAACATCGGCATCGCCTACGTGCACCGCGACGGCGACGTGCGCTTCGACACCGTGGGCCGGCCCCTGCCCGGCGGGGAGTGCCGCATTCTCGACACCGGCGAGATCGTGAGCCGCTCGCCCGCCGTGTGTCACGGCTACTACAAGAAGCCGGAGGCGAGCGCCGAGACCATCCGGGACGGCTGGCTGCACTCGGGCGACGCCGGGCGGCTGACCGCCGACGGGCACCTGCAAGTGATCGACCGCCTGAGCGACGTGATGGAGAATGCCCGGGGCGAGCGCTTCAGCCCGCAGTACGTCGAGAACCGCTTGAAGTTCAGTCCATACATCAAGGAGGCGGTGGCCCTCGGTGACGGGCGCGACGAGGTGACGGCGCTGCTCAACGTCGATCCTCTCACGGTGGGGCAGTGGGCCGAGAAGAGGCAGATCGCCTACAGCACCTACATGGACCTCAGCGCCAAGCCGGAAGTCGCCGAGCTGCTCAGGGGCGAGGTGCGGGAGGTCAACGCCCGCCTAGAGCCCCACGAACGCATCAAACGCTTCGTGCTGCTCTACAAGTTGCTCGACGCCGACGACGACGAGCTGACCCGCACCGGCAAGGTCCGGCGCAAGGTGGTCGGTGAGAAGTACGCCCCGCTGGTCGAGGCGCTTTACGACGGCTCGCGCGTGCGGGACGTCGAGGCAGTGTTCAAGTACCAGGACGGTCAGGAACAGCGCGTGCGGACGCAGGTGGCCGTGCACGCCGTCCCCGGCGAGTCCCAGAGCGCCCCGGCCCCCCGGCCCTCCACCCCCCACGCGCCCGCCGGCGTCTGA
- a CDS encoding branched-chain amino acid ABC transporter permease → MPASRFTQTGNYRVGYRQDQTIFATYAEQLSLIAGLLLLLTLPFILPNPLLRDVNMIMIYSVAVLGLNVTTGYTGLINIGQAAFMGVGAYATALASTKLGLPFYLAIPLGGVAGAVVGGFIGLPSLRLKYLYLAVATLAFQIVFEWTVGHLPILAQGGAIALEPVQVFGVQASFFNHNRVWYYLILPVVVLMALLWRNILRTKHGRSLIAVRDNDRAAAAMGIHPGLAKLMAFMIGSFFAGIAGGLFAYFQKAVVIEDYMLHTSVQLLAMTIVGGLGSLPGTFLGPLFIVALDRVMGGLSSWIGEQQIFPQGIDAATALRPIAFGLSIMLFLMFEPRGLANWWRLSRMYFKKWPYKF, encoded by the coding sequence ATGCCCGCTTCCCGTTTCACCCAGACCGGCAACTACCGGGTGGGGTATCGCCAGGACCAGACGATCTTCGCCACGTACGCCGAGCAACTGAGCCTGATCGCAGGGCTGCTGCTGCTGCTCACGCTGCCCTTCATCCTGCCGAATCCGCTGCTGCGCGACGTGAACATGATCATGATCTATTCGGTGGCGGTGCTGGGCCTGAACGTCACCACCGGCTACACCGGCCTGATCAACATCGGGCAGGCGGCGTTCATGGGGGTGGGCGCCTATGCGACGGCGCTCGCGTCCACCAAGCTCGGGCTGCCCTTTTACCTCGCCATCCCGCTGGGCGGCGTGGCCGGGGCAGTGGTCGGCGGCTTCATCGGTCTGCCGAGCCTGCGCCTGAAATACCTCTACCTTGCCGTCGCCACCCTCGCCTTCCAGATCGTGTTCGAGTGGACGGTGGGCCACCTGCCGATCCTGGCGCAGGGTGGGGCAATTGCGCTTGAGCCCGTGCAGGTGTTCGGGGTGCAGGCGAGCTTTTTCAACCACAACCGGGTCTGGTACTACCTGATCCTGCCGGTCGTCGTGCTGATGGCGCTGCTGTGGCGCAACATCCTGCGGACCAAGCATGGCCGCTCCCTGATCGCGGTGCGCGACAACGACCGCGCCGCCGCCGCGATGGGCATTCACCCCGGCCTCGCCAAACTAATGGCGTTCATGATCGGTTCGTTCTTCGCCGGGATCGCGGGCGGGCTGTTCGCCTACTTCCAGAAAGCCGTCGTGATCGAGGATTACATGCTGCACACGTCGGTGCAGCTCCTCGCGATGACGATCGTGGGCGGGCTCGGTAGCCTGCCGGGCACGTTCCTGGGGCCGCTCTTCATCGTCGCGCTCGACCGGGTGATGGGCGGGTTGAGCAGTTGGATCGGTGAGCAACAGATCTTTCCGCAGGGCATCGACGCGGCGACGGCGCTGCGGCCCATCGCCTTCGGCCTCTCGATCATGCTGTTTCTGATGTTCGAGCCGCGCGGCCTGGCGAACTGGTGGCGCCTGAGCCGGATGTATTTCAAGAAGTGGCCGTACAAATTCTGA